A genomic segment from Burkholderia plantarii encodes:
- a CDS encoding NAD(P)-dependent oxidoreductase has protein sequence MSDDARVPVLRIGECRETPRRAMTPNSTATTRRVTDDAALRGRVRAIVTRSPYPVAPARFERLPAPAIVATSGVGRDGIPLAAVRERGIVVTHTPGVLDAAVAELAVGLLLAPPREIPARERHLRDGGWARTRYPLTMGLAGERVGIVGLGRIGPGIAARLAPFGMELAYRGRRPVPHAYFPDAAALAEQVDILVVGCPGGAATRHRVDARVLAGLGQDGFLVNVARGPAVDEAALDVFETAPLVDSPLLTMPNCVRSPHAGSATVEARRIMLRLMLDNVHRVPGGEPAPTPV, from the coding sequence ATGAGCGACGACGCACGCGTGCCGGTGCTGCGGATCGGCGAATGTCGCGAGACGCCGCGGCGCGCCATGACGCCGAATTCGACTGCCACGACGAGGCGCGTGACGGACGACGCCGCGCTGCGCGGCCGGGTTCGCGCGATCGTCACGCGCAGCCCGTATCCGGTCGCGCCGGCGCGGTTCGAGCGGCTGCCCGCGCCGGCGATCGTCGCGACCTCGGGCGTCGGCCGCGACGGCATTCCGCTCGCGGCGGTGCGCGAGCGCGGCATCGTCGTCACCCACACGCCGGGCGTGCTCGACGCGGCGGTGGCCGAACTCGCCGTGGGCCTGCTGCTCGCGCCGCCGCGCGAGATTCCGGCGAGGGAGCGGCACCTGCGCGACGGCGGCTGGGCGCGCACGCGGTATCCGCTCACCATGGGCCTCGCCGGCGAGCGCGTGGGGATCGTCGGGCTCGGCCGGATCGGCCCGGGCATCGCCGCGCGGCTCGCGCCGTTCGGCATGGAACTCGCCTATCGCGGGCGCCGGCCCGTGCCGCATGCGTATTTCCCGGATGCGGCCGCGCTCGCCGAGCAGGTGGACATCCTCGTCGTCGGCTGCCCGGGCGGCGCGGCCACGCGTCATCGGGTCGACGCGCGCGTGCTGGCCGGCCTCGGGCAGGACGGCTTTCTCGTCAACGTCGCGCGCGGCCCGGCGGTGGACGAAGCCGCGCTCGACGTGTTCGAGACGGCGCCCCTTGTCGATTCGCCGCTGCTGACGATGCCGAATTGCGTGCGGTCGCCGCACGCGGGCTCGGCCACGGTGGAAGCGCGCCGCATCATGCTGCGGCTGATGCTCGACAACGTGCATCGCGTGCCGGGCGGCGAGCCGGCACCGACGCCGGTCTGA
- a CDS encoding MFS transporter — protein MSTRPAMPMGAARPSADATFRRAAWRFMPLLFIRYAVAYLDRVNVGFATPRMPGDLHVGEAVYGFGAGLFFVGYFFLEVPSNLLLHRPGARRWIARIMVGRAVLSLATAWVSTPATSYAARLPPGVAEAGFFPGMIPYLACWLSSHRRGRMTAVLMAGNPVSGIVVGPRSGFIMHAFDGAAGHAGWRWREPGGDRTARRARARRRCRCAAAGRHGGAPDFPGATEDCGDDVHARALAARRTLAQRALAARRARRGGRRATAGRTRRGRLRDAGARRARATRRHGEPPAANAGTDAAASATPTQTQTRTTTTQSEAGNTP, from the coding sequence ATGTCGACTCGCCCGGCGATGCCGATGGGAGCGGCCCGACCGTCCGCCGACGCGACCTTTCGACGGGCAGCCTGGCGCTTCATGCCGCTGCTGTTCATCCGCTACGCGGTGGCCTATCTCGATCGCGTGAACGTCGGTTTCGCGACGCCGCGGATGCCGGGCGACCTGCATGTCGGCGAGGCCGTGTACGGCTTCGGCGCGGGGCTGTTCTTCGTCGGCTATTTCTTCCTCGAGGTGCCGAGCAACCTGCTGCTGCACCGGCCCGGCGCGCGCCGCTGGATCGCGCGGATCATGGTCGGCCGGGCGGTGCTGTCGCTGGCCACGGCCTGGGTGTCGACGCCGGCGACGTCCTACGCGGCGCGCTTGCCGCCCGGCGTGGCCGAGGCCGGCTTCTTCCCCGGCATGATCCCCTACCTGGCCTGCTGGCTCTCCTCGCACCGGCGGGGCAGGATGACCGCCGTGCTGATGGCGGGCAACCCGGTGTCGGGCATCGTCGTCGGCCCGCGGTCGGGCTTCATCATGCATGCGTTCGACGGCGCGGCCGGCCATGCCGGCTGGCGGTGGCGTGAACCCGGCGGCGATCGCACGGCTCGGCGCGCACGGGCGCGACGCCGATGCCGATGCGCGGCAGCAGGCCGTCACGGAGGTGCGCCGGATTTTCCAGGGGCGACCGAGGATTGCGGCGATGATGTTCATGCTCGCGCACTGGCGGCGCGACGAACGCTGGCGCAGCGTGCGCTCGCCGCTCGCCGCGCCCGACGCGGCGGGCGCCGCGCAACTGCTGGCCGAACTCGGCGCGGCCGGCTTCGCGATGCCGGGGCTCGCCGCGCGCGAGCGACGAGGCGCCATGGCGAGCCGCCGGCAGCAAACGCAGGCACGGATGCAGCTGCATCCGCAACACCGACGCAGACGCAGACGCGCACGACAACCACGCAATCCGAGGCAGGGAACACGCCATGA
- a CDS encoding MFS transporter: protein MDRRLLVLALGMFALGTDSFVVAGILPQLSRAFGVGIGAAGQMTTVYAVSYALLAPTLAAVAAAVPRRRLMLGGLGVFVVANLATAFAPSLGIALLARAFAGLGAAMFSPTATGAATMLVPPERRGFALSIVVAGLTAATALGSPLGAVIGGLGNWRWTLGFVAALGALAALGVHALLPAMPLPPAVSLRQRLAPLADARIGLTLATTLLAMAGLFTMYTYFAVVFDRATGGDTAVLGVLLVIWGVAGTASNLLAGRLIDRIGSRRVLVTMLSLLAIDIALMPWSGAQVWSAALAIAIWGASGWGLLVPQQHRLVTLAPSIAPVVVGLNTAATYLGVSAAGLIGAAALPAVGAHRLGFVAAVLLVAALGVAELAARHIRAAARRQGTASAVVA, encoded by the coding sequence ATGGATCGCCGCTTGCTGGTGCTTGCCCTCGGGATGTTCGCGCTCGGAACCGACAGCTTCGTCGTGGCCGGCATCCTCCCTCAACTCTCGCGCGCGTTCGGCGTCGGCATCGGCGCGGCCGGCCAGATGACCACCGTCTACGCCGTCAGCTACGCGCTGCTCGCGCCGACCCTCGCGGCGGTGGCGGCGGCGGTGCCGCGCAGGCGGCTGATGCTCGGCGGCCTGGGCGTGTTCGTGGTGGCCAACCTCGCCACCGCGTTCGCGCCGAGCCTCGGCATCGCGCTGCTTGCGCGTGCGTTCGCCGGGCTCGGCGCCGCGATGTTCTCGCCCACCGCCACCGGCGCGGCCACCATGCTGGTGCCGCCCGAGCGGCGCGGCTTCGCGCTGTCGATCGTGGTGGCCGGGCTGACCGCGGCCACCGCGCTCGGCTCGCCGCTCGGTGCCGTGATCGGCGGGCTCGGCAACTGGCGCTGGACGCTCGGCTTCGTCGCCGCGCTCGGCGCGCTGGCGGCGCTCGGCGTGCATGCGCTGCTGCCGGCCATGCCGCTGCCGCCGGCCGTGTCGCTGCGCCAGCGCCTCGCGCCGCTGGCCGACGCGCGCATCGGCCTCACGCTCGCCACCACGCTGCTCGCGATGGCCGGCCTGTTCACGATGTACACCTACTTCGCCGTGGTGTTCGACCGGGCCACGGGCGGGGACACCGCCGTGCTCGGCGTGCTGCTGGTGATCTGGGGCGTGGCCGGCACCGCCTCGAACCTGCTGGCCGGCCGCCTGATCGACCGGATCGGCTCGCGCCGCGTGCTGGTGACGATGCTCTCACTGCTCGCGATCGACATCGCGCTGATGCCGTGGAGCGGCGCGCAGGTCTGGAGCGCCGCGCTCGCGATCGCGATCTGGGGCGCCAGCGGCTGGGGCCTGCTGGTGCCGCAGCAGCACCGGCTCGTCACGCTCGCGCCGTCGATCGCGCCGGTGGTGGTCGGGCTCAACACGGCGGCCACCTATCTCGGCGTGTCGGCGGCGGGGCTGATCGGCGCGGCCGCGCTGCCGGCGGTGGGCGCGCATCGCCTCGGCTTCGTCGCGGCGGTGCTGCTCGTGGCGGCGCTCGGCGTCGCCGAACTCGCGGCGCGACACATCCGGGCGGCGGCGCGGCGGCAAGGCACGGCGAGCGCGGTCGTGGCTTGA
- a CDS encoding MEKHLA domain-containing protein — MTQSSPSPLPPGTDPAFFALLARSYRRLLGKPLVADTVPADQQAVWLYEAAPFGILAHDTAADPVFVYGNRRAQAIFGYDWHELTTLPSRLSAEAPERSERQAFLDQVTNHGYVDDYRGIRIAKSGARFWIENVTVWQLTDADGTYRGQAALLPNVTPIGPAR; from the coding sequence ATGACCCAGTCCTCGCCCTCCCCCCTTCCGCCCGGCACCGACCCGGCATTCTTCGCGCTGCTCGCGCGCAGTTATCGCCGGCTGCTCGGCAAGCCGCTCGTTGCCGACACCGTGCCGGCCGACCAGCAGGCGGTCTGGCTCTACGAGGCCGCGCCGTTTGGCATCCTCGCGCACGACACGGCGGCCGATCCGGTGTTCGTCTACGGCAACCGGCGCGCGCAGGCCATCTTCGGCTACGACTGGCACGAACTGACCACGCTGCCCTCGCGCCTGTCGGCCGAGGCGCCCGAGCGCAGCGAGCGGCAGGCGTTTCTCGATCAGGTGACGAACCACGGCTACGTCGACGACTATCGCGGCATCCGCATCGCGAAGTCGGGCGCGCGGTTCTGGATCGAGAACGTCACCGTCTGGCAACTGACCGACGCCGACGGCACGTATCGCGGACAGGCGGCGCTGCTGCCGAACGTGACGCCGATCGGGCCGGCGCGGTAA
- a CDS encoding IlvD/Edd family dehydratase has protein sequence MRRGLTSYGDSGFSLFLRKAFIKGAGYTDRALDRPVIGIVNTGSGFNACHGNMPQLVEAVKRGVMLAGGLPVDFPTISIHESFASPTSMYLRNLMSMDTEEMIRAQPMDAVVLIGGCDKTVPAQLMGAASAGIPAIQLVTGAMLTGSHRGERVGACTDCRRYWARFRASEIDDDEVADVNNQLVASVGTCSVMGTASTMACLAEALGMTVPGAATPPAVTADRIRAAEETGTAAVWLAAERLTIDRILTPDAFDNALRVLLAIGGSTNAIVHLAAIAGRLGHRIDLDALDRMGRETPVLLDLKPTGQHYMEDFHEAGGVAALLRELKPLLHLDALTVTGHTLGERIEAAGAGFAQDVVRPFSRPIYPQGGLAVLRGNLAPGGAIIKQSAADPKLMEHEGRAVVFENIEDLVARIDDEALDVHADDVLVLKQIGPLGAPGMPEAGYIPIPRKLARAGVRDMVRISDGRMSGTAFGTIVLHVTPEAAIGGPLAHVRNGDRIRLSVARREVALLVTDEELARRASERPVTRPSAARGYRKLFLQSVTQADEGVDFDFLRAASLQRGAQGAQGADDAGGARGARGADPANDAPR, from the coding sequence ATGCGGCGCGGCCTCACCTCGTATGGCGATTCCGGCTTCTCGCTGTTCCTGCGCAAGGCCTTCATCAAGGGCGCCGGCTACACCGACCGGGCGCTCGATCGCCCCGTGATCGGCATCGTCAACACCGGCAGCGGCTTCAACGCGTGCCACGGCAACATGCCCCAGCTGGTCGAGGCGGTGAAGCGCGGCGTGATGCTGGCCGGCGGCCTGCCGGTGGATTTCCCGACCATCTCGATACACGAGAGCTTCGCCTCGCCGACCTCGATGTACCTGCGCAACCTGATGTCGATGGACACCGAGGAGATGATCCGCGCGCAGCCGATGGACGCCGTGGTGCTGATCGGCGGTTGCGACAAGACGGTGCCGGCCCAGCTGATGGGCGCGGCCTCGGCCGGCATCCCGGCGATCCAGCTGGTGACGGGCGCGATGCTGACCGGCTCGCATCGCGGCGAGCGCGTGGGCGCCTGCACCGACTGCCGCCGCTACTGGGCGAGATTCCGCGCGAGCGAGATCGATGACGACGAGGTGGCCGACGTCAACAACCAGCTGGTGGCGAGCGTGGGCACCTGCTCGGTGATGGGCACGGCCAGCACCATGGCCTGCCTCGCCGAGGCGCTCGGCATGACGGTGCCGGGCGCGGCCACGCCGCCGGCCGTCACGGCCGACCGCATCCGCGCGGCCGAGGAAACCGGCACGGCGGCCGTGTGGCTCGCGGCCGAACGGCTCACGATCGACCGGATCCTCACACCGGACGCGTTCGACAACGCGCTGCGCGTGCTGCTCGCGATCGGCGGCTCGACCAACGCGATCGTGCATCTGGCCGCGATCGCCGGGCGCCTCGGGCATCGCATCGATCTGGACGCGCTCGACCGCATGGGCCGCGAGACGCCGGTGCTGCTCGACCTGAAGCCCACCGGCCAGCACTACATGGAGGATTTCCACGAGGCGGGCGGCGTCGCCGCGCTGCTGCGCGAACTGAAGCCGCTGCTGCATCTCGATGCGCTGACGGTGACGGGCCACACGCTCGGCGAGCGGATCGAGGCGGCCGGCGCCGGCTTCGCGCAGGACGTGGTGCGGCCGTTCTCCCGGCCGATCTATCCGCAGGGCGGGCTGGCCGTGCTGCGCGGCAACCTCGCGCCGGGCGGCGCGATCATCAAGCAGTCGGCCGCGGACCCGAAGCTGATGGAACACGAGGGGCGTGCCGTGGTGTTCGAGAACATCGAGGACCTGGTCGCGCGGATCGACGACGAGGCGCTCGACGTACACGCCGACGACGTGCTGGTGCTCAAGCAGATCGGCCCGCTCGGCGCGCCGGGCATGCCCGAGGCCGGCTACATCCCGATTCCGCGCAAGCTCGCGCGCGCCGGCGTGAGGGACATGGTGCGGATCTCGGACGGCCGCATGAGCGGTACCGCGTTCGGTACGATCGTGCTGCACGTCACGCCTGAAGCCGCGATCGGCGGGCCGCTCGCGCATGTGCGCAACGGCGACCGGATCCGGCTCAGCGTGGCGCGGCGCGAGGTGGCGCTGCTGGTGACGGACGAGGAACTAGCGCGGCGCGCGAGCGAGCGGCCGGTGACGCGGCCGAGCGCGGCGCGCGGCTATCGCAAGCTGTTCCTGCAGAGCGTCACGCAGGCCGACGAAGGCGTCGATTTCGATTTCCTGCGCGCGGCGAGCCTGCAGCGCGGCGCGCAGGGGGCGCAAGGCGCGGACGACGCGGGCGGCGCGCGTGGCGCGCGTGGCGCGGACCCCGCGAACGACGCGCCGCGATGA
- a CDS encoding LysR family transcriptional regulator → MDIRYVQSFVAVLECGSIAEAARRLDLTATAVAARIHSLEEALGARLIRRSGRRVVPTADGLRILDSAHAVLHSVRDLQAIAQDGRTQFGELRLGVFVSAMVSVLPSVLQRVYAAYPDLKLFVEPGASVELCRKVGTGELDVAIVVEPQFTIPKTCEWRSLTEEPLVVVAPARLAGRDAHELLRGEPFIRYDRAVLGGQLAERYLRDHDLHPRQRLEIDGLLAIAALVDKGLGVSLLPDWPSLWTSGLAIARIPLPERAPVRRIGLIIARHTPRFPLAQALAHEAAELFRPAGAGEPAVVS, encoded by the coding sequence ATGGACATTCGTTACGTGCAGAGCTTCGTCGCGGTGCTCGAATGCGGCTCGATCGCCGAGGCGGCGCGCCGGCTCGACCTGACCGCGACGGCCGTGGCCGCACGCATCCATTCCCTCGAGGAAGCGCTCGGCGCGCGCCTGATCCGCCGCTCGGGCCGCCGCGTGGTGCCGACCGCCGACGGCCTGCGCATCCTCGACAGCGCGCACGCGGTGCTGCACTCGGTGCGCGACCTGCAGGCGATCGCGCAGGACGGGCGCACGCAGTTCGGCGAATTGCGGCTCGGCGTGTTCGTGTCGGCGATGGTGAGCGTGCTGCCTTCGGTGCTGCAGCGCGTGTACGCCGCGTATCCGGACCTGAAGCTGTTCGTCGAGCCCGGCGCGTCGGTCGAGCTGTGCCGCAAGGTGGGCACCGGCGAACTCGACGTCGCGATCGTGGTGGAGCCGCAGTTCACGATCCCGAAGACCTGCGAATGGCGCAGCCTGACCGAGGAGCCGCTGGTGGTGGTGGCGCCCGCGCGGCTGGCCGGCCGCGACGCGCACGAGCTGCTGCGCGGCGAGCCGTTCATTCGCTACGATCGCGCCGTGCTCGGCGGCCAGCTGGCCGAACGCTACCTGCGCGATCACGATCTGCATCCGCGCCAGCGGCTCGAGATCGACGGGCTGCTCGCGATCGCGGCGCTCGTCGACAAGGGGCTCGGCGTCTCGCTGCTGCCCGACTGGCCCTCGCTCTGGACCAGCGGCCTCGCGATCGCGCGCATCCCGCTGCCCGAACGCGCGCCGGTGCGCCGGATCGGCCTGATCATCGCGCGGCACACGCCGCGCTTCCCGCTCGCGCAGGCGCTCGCGCACGAGGCGGCCGAGCTGTTCCGCCCGGCCGGGGCCGGCGAGCCCGCCGTCGTGTCCTGA
- a CDS encoding sulfite exporter TauE/SafE family protein, with the protein METALILGALVGAVLGLTGAGGGILAVPALVVGLGWPIQQATPVALIAVSGSAAIGALEAFRQRLVRYRAALLMAVAGVPATSLGVRAAHALPQRLLLALFAAVMLVVALRLWRQVRAGRAGQAEPSPLCVGRLDPATGRLAWTPRTAVALAATGAVTGLMTGLLGVGGGFIIVPMLRKLTDVPMHGVVATSLMVIALVGAGGIASTVAHGTPVPVEVAVWFSVTTAAGMIAGRFASHRLAARHVQAGFAAVLSVVAVGLLAKAAFGA; encoded by the coding sequence ATGGAAACCGCGCTGATTCTCGGCGCGCTGGTGGGCGCGGTGCTCGGCCTGACCGGCGCGGGCGGCGGCATCCTCGCGGTGCCGGCGCTGGTGGTGGGCCTTGGCTGGCCGATCCAGCAGGCCACGCCGGTGGCGTTGATCGCCGTCTCCGGCAGCGCGGCGATCGGCGCGCTGGAGGCGTTCCGGCAGCGGCTGGTCCGCTATCGCGCCGCGCTGCTGATGGCGGTGGCGGGCGTGCCGGCCACCTCGCTCGGCGTGCGCGCCGCGCATGCGCTGCCGCAGCGGCTGCTGCTCGCGCTGTTCGCGGCGGTGATGCTGGTCGTCGCGTTGCGGCTGTGGCGCCAGGTGCGGGCCGGGCGCGCCGGGCAGGCCGAGCCCTCGCCGCTCTGCGTCGGCCGTCTCGATCCCGCGACCGGCCGGCTCGCCTGGACGCCGCGTACCGCCGTCGCGCTCGCGGCCACCGGCGCCGTCACCGGCCTCATGACCGGGCTGCTCGGCGTGGGCGGCGGCTTCATCATCGTGCCGATGCTGCGCAAGCTGACCGACGTGCCGATGCACGGCGTGGTGGCCACCTCGCTGATGGTGATCGCGCTGGTGGGCGCGGGCGGCATCGCCTCGACGGTCGCGCACGGCACGCCGGTGCCGGTCGAGGTCGCCGTCTGGTTCAGCGTGACCACGGCGGCCGGCATGATCGCGGGCCGCTTCGCCTCGCACCGGCTCGCGGCGCGCCACGTTCAGGCCGGCTTCGCTGCGGTGCTGAGCGTGGTCGCGGTGGGGCTGCTCGCGAAGGCCGCGTTCGGCGCCTGA
- a CDS encoding MCP four helix bundle domain-containing protein, whose product MKTLRRLIAGTASSNSNRRACLPATSAASSRQGSRRAMRVMPAANGDGWRRIVSGQAPARTSRAMQGSREALSHGAIRPTPRFNPVGFIPMGRAFSNRVASPLTRYLPRLARPRFAGKVKPAGKRNVDEQTIDGRSKPDRMVEHASRGSGDRLRASAALTNGYGIQRRRGEVMHVKEMKIDARPGTGLIGALLLLCLAVTAGACQVSRAFTGTHAITTVLLPGIETLDDIQANANRVRRNTLRLTLITDPAARRSQLDRRSAAIAALNRDFSQYERMIGSPRERERYDRIRQSWTQYLALDQQAVDASEHGGAGGIKARELAGDEAPKVFAAMLLMIEQGIQSRHQDALAEFARAQQRYHEALLLAGVLGVASLLMGGGAGVWVRRKGAVPAALQAGAGRLLKAVARLMDGADGITRDPAERAGSIVPRHPIGISSIVAKPLTFVEFASAIRTHLPVAPRAAMPVEIDPGAPASAAMPALEAAGGTARPDYASEAAIDDACVAALYEQANDEMPDLARDVVAIYLSSSASQVAALTRALEYGALHYAARLAHTLEASSAYVGALGFAALMKHASQQVRLHDLDAAALARHITAVFTLVQANLFERFAKA is encoded by the coding sequence ATGAAGACGCTGCGCCGGCTGATTGCCGGGACGGCTTCATCGAACTCGAACCGTCGGGCCTGCCTGCCCGCCACGAGCGCGGCATCGTCACGCCAGGGCAGTCGCCGCGCCATGCGCGTGATGCCGGCAGCGAACGGCGATGGCTGGCGGCGCATTGTGTCCGGGCAGGCTCCCGCCCGGACATCCCGAGCCATGCAAGGATCCCGTGAAGCCTTGTCGCACGGCGCGATCCGGCCGACACCACGGTTCAATCCGGTCGGGTTCATCCCTATGGGTCGAGCATTCAGCAATCGCGTCGCGTCCCCGTTAACTAGGTATCTACCGCGATTGGCGCGACCGCGCTTTGCTGGGAAAGTGAAGCCAGCGGGCAAACGCAACGTCGACGAGCAAACGATCGACGGAAGATCCAAGCCCGACCGAATGGTGGAGCATGCGTCGCGCGGGAGCGGCGATCGACTCCGGGCATCGGCGGCGCTGACGAACGGATACGGGATACAACGGCGACGGGGTGAAGTCATGCATGTCAAAGAAATGAAAATCGATGCGCGTCCGGGCACCGGGCTCATCGGCGCGCTGCTCCTGCTGTGTCTGGCCGTGACGGCCGGGGCCTGTCAGGTCTCCCGCGCATTCACCGGCACGCACGCCATCACGACCGTCCTGCTGCCCGGCATCGAAACGCTCGACGACATCCAGGCCAACGCCAACCGGGTGCGCCGGAACACACTGCGCCTGACCCTCATCACCGATCCGGCCGCGCGCCGGAGCCAGCTGGACCGGCGCAGCGCCGCGATCGCGGCGCTGAACCGCGACTTCTCGCAATACGAGCGGATGATCGGCTCGCCGCGCGAGCGCGAACGCTACGACCGGATCCGCCAAAGCTGGACGCAGTATCTGGCGCTGGACCAGCAGGCGGTCGACGCCAGCGAGCACGGTGGGGCGGGCGGCATCAAAGCGCGCGAGCTGGCGGGCGACGAGGCGCCGAAGGTCTTCGCGGCCATGCTGCTCATGATCGAGCAGGGCATCCAGTCGCGCCATCAGGATGCGCTCGCCGAATTCGCCCGGGCGCAGCAGCGCTATCACGAGGCGCTGCTGCTGGCCGGTGTGCTCGGCGTCGCGTCCCTGCTGATGGGCGGCGGCGCCGGCGTCTGGGTGCGGCGCAAGGGTGCGGTGCCGGCGGCGCTGCAGGCCGGCGCCGGGCGCCTGCTCAAGGCCGTGGCGCGGCTGATGGACGGCGCGGACGGCATCACGCGCGACCCCGCCGAGCGCGCGGGCAGCATCGTCCCGCGCCATCCGATCGGCATCAGCAGCATCGTCGCCAAGCCGTTGACGTTCGTCGAATTCGCCTCGGCGATCCGCACGCATCTGCCGGTCGCGCCGCGCGCCGCGATGCCCGTGGAGATCGACCCAGGCGCGCCGGCCAGCGCCGCGATGCCGGCCCTCGAGGCGGCCGGCGGCACGGCACGGCCGGACTACGCGAGCGAGGCCGCGATCGACGACGCCTGCGTGGCCGCGCTGTACGAGCAGGCCAACGACGAGATGCCCGACCTCGCCCGCGACGTCGTCGCGATCTACCTCTCCAGTTCGGCATCGCAGGTCGCCGCGCTGACCCGCGCGCTCGAATACGGCGCCCTGCACTACGCCGCCCGGCTCGCGCACACGCTCGAGGCGAGCAGCGCCTACGTCGGTGCGCTGGGCTTCGCGGCCTTGATGAAACACGCCTCGCAGCAAGTGCGACTGCATGATCTGGACGCCGCCGCGCTCGCCCGGCATATCACCGCGGTGTTCACGCTGGTGCAGGCGAACCTGTTCGAACGGTTCGCCAAGGCCTAG
- a CDS encoding HAD family hydrolase, translated as MFPASRAYLFDFDLTLADSSDAITFCAESALTDMGITPPPAARIRESIGLTLPATFAFLTGLDDASLAATYATRFVAHGDQVMVKMTRFYPEAISLLFTLSAQAIPVAIVSTKFRYRIEQILRHANLAHYVTAIVGNEDVTHHKPDPEGLHKALALLGVAPHEAVYVGDHEADAQAAAAAGVPFIGAVTGQIDAAQWRERGCRSVERDLGELMTFGTAR; from the coding sequence ATGTTTCCAGCCAGCCGCGCCTATCTGTTCGATTTCGATCTGACGCTCGCCGATTCGAGCGACGCCATCACGTTCTGCGCCGAGTCGGCGCTGACCGACATGGGCATCACGCCGCCGCCGGCGGCGCGCATCCGCGAGTCGATCGGGCTGACGCTGCCCGCCACGTTCGCGTTCCTGACCGGCCTCGACGACGCCTCGCTCGCGGCCACCTACGCCACGCGCTTCGTCGCGCACGGCGACCAGGTGATGGTGAAGATGACGCGCTTCTACCCGGAAGCGATCTCGCTGCTGTTCACGCTGTCGGCGCAGGCGATTCCGGTCGCGATCGTGTCGACCAAGTTCCGCTACCGGATCGAGCAGATCCTGCGGCATGCGAATCTCGCGCACTACGTGACGGCGATCGTCGGCAACGAGGACGTCACGCACCACAAGCCGGATCCGGAAGGGCTGCACAAGGCGCTCGCGCTGCTCGGCGTCGCGCCGCACGAGGCTGTGTACGTCGGCGACCACGAGGCGGACGCGCAGGCAGCGGCCGCCGCCGGCGTGCCGTTCATCGGCGCCGTGACGGGCCAGATCGACGCGGCGCAGTGGCGCGAACGTGGCTGCCGGTCGGTCGAGCGCGACCTTGGCGAACTGATGACGTTCGGCACGGCGCGCTGA
- a CDS encoding sigma-70 family RNA polymerase sigma factor → MNDTPGRAENSDPDDVARDAGAARRERLNQLLLSVAQGNQQAFAEFYRLTSSRVFGVIVRMLHDTGEAEDVLQEVYTSAWRRADSFDPARAGAMTWLVTLARNRAIDRLRQHRETQLDDSAAQDLPDDDTPSPAALAEASQERRRLQDCLDQLGAQQRHAVRDAFFSGATYAELAERLSVPLGTMKSWIRRSLMQLKLCLER, encoded by the coding sequence ATGAACGACACGCCCGGCCGTGCCGAGAATTCCGATCCCGACGACGTCGCCCGCGATGCCGGCGCCGCGCGCCGTGAACGCCTGAACCAGCTGCTGCTGAGCGTGGCGCAGGGCAACCAGCAGGCGTTCGCCGAGTTCTACCGCCTGACTTCGTCGCGCGTCTTCGGCGTGATCGTGCGGATGCTGCACGACACCGGCGAGGCCGAGGACGTCCTGCAGGAGGTCTACACCAGCGCATGGCGCCGCGCCGACAGCTTCGATCCCGCACGCGCCGGCGCGATGACCTGGCTCGTCACGCTGGCGCGCAACCGCGCGATCGACCGGCTGCGCCAGCACCGCGAAACCCAGCTCGACGATAGCGCCGCGCAGGACCTGCCCGACGACGACACGCCCTCGCCCGCCGCCCTTGCCGAAGCCAGCCAGGAACGGCGCCGCCTGCAGGACTGCCTCGACCAGCTCGGCGCGCAGCAGCGCCATGCCGTGCGCGACGCGTTCTTCAGCGGCGCGACCTACGCGGAACTGGCCGAACGGCTCAGCGTGCCGCTCGGCACCATGAAGAGCTGGATCCGGCGCAGCCTCATGCAGCTGAAGCTGTGCCTCGAACGATGA
- a CDS encoding winged helix-turn-helix transcriptional regulator, protein MIARALDEVGEWWSLLIVRECTQGTTRFDEFQSRLGIARNVLAARLERLTELGILERYPLAERANTDGYRLTGKGSELYPVLVALMQWGGRWLATDGKPPIALVDDASGEPLEPLALRGSDGRALTFRDVRFAPGPGAKASTHEAIELRNARVLGRPDEQD, encoded by the coding sequence ATGATCGCGCGCGCCCTCGACGAGGTGGGCGAGTGGTGGTCGCTGCTGATCGTGCGCGAATGCACGCAGGGCACGACGCGCTTCGATGAATTCCAGAGCCGGCTCGGCATCGCGCGCAACGTGCTGGCCGCGCGCCTCGAACGGCTGACCGAACTGGGCATCCTCGAGCGCTATCCGCTCGCCGAGCGCGCCAACACCGATGGCTACCGGCTGACCGGGAAGGGCAGCGAGCTGTATCCGGTGCTGGTGGCGCTGATGCAATGGGGCGGGCGCTGGCTCGCCACCGACGGCAAGCCGCCGATCGCGCTCGTCGACGACGCGAGCGGCGAGCCGCTCGAACCGCTCGCGCTGCGCGGCAGCGACGGCCGCGCGCTGACGTTCCGCGACGTGCGTTTCGCGCCGGGGCCGGGCGCCAAGGCCAGCACGCACGAGGCCATCGAGCTGCGCAACGCGCGCGTGCTCGGCAGACCCGACGAGCAGGACTGA